One Hyphomicrobium sp. CS1GBMeth3 DNA window includes the following coding sequences:
- a CDS encoding CbtB domain-containing protein, giving the protein MTPEGWSRRTLVNAQSYTTTLSAAGRRSETLKAAAIALFVGVALVFTAGFSHSSTLHNAGHDTRHALSFPCH; this is encoded by the coding sequence ATGACCCCGGAGGGGTGGTCAAGGAGAACGCTCGTGAACGCACAATCCTATACGACGACTCTCTCTGCCGCCGGGCGGAGATCAGAAACGCTGAAGGCTGCCGCTATCGCACTTTTTGTGGGTGTGGCCTTGGTCTTTACGGCGGGATTCTCACACTCGTCGACGCTCCATAACGCCGGCCACGATACGCGCCACGCTCTCAGCTTTCCTTGTCACTAA
- the cobD gene encoding threonine-phosphate decarboxylase CobD codes for MTSARFDPIFHGGDLDTVRAVYPGAPEPWIDLSTGINPCAYSLPLIDERAWARLPQRSDQDRLVEVAARRYGARSPEMVVSAPGTQALIQILPRLVPPTHVAIVSPTYAEHAAAWRREGHEVFDIQDVDAARGARVVVVVNPNNPTGRLYPPERVHSLAAELAARDGFLVVDEAFIDVLPREASIVPDLPPATVVLRSFGKTYGLAGLRLGFAIAAADMADRLRETFGPWAVAGPALTIGAAALADDRWLRETRTRLETDSRRLDAILTASGCEVLGGTPLFRLARHPAAARVVDALGRGGIHVRRFTDWPTWLRFGLPGTNDAWQRLERALLEAARA; via the coding sequence ATGACATCCGCGCGGTTCGATCCGATATTTCACGGCGGCGATCTCGATACGGTGCGTGCCGTGTATCCGGGTGCGCCCGAGCCGTGGATCGATCTTTCGACAGGCATCAATCCCTGTGCCTATTCGCTGCCGCTTATCGACGAGCGTGCATGGGCGCGTTTACCCCAACGCTCAGATCAAGACAGGCTCGTCGAGGTTGCGGCGCGTCGCTATGGCGCCAGAAGCCCTGAGATGGTGGTGTCGGCGCCGGGCACCCAAGCGCTGATCCAGATCCTGCCGCGGCTGGTGCCGCCAACGCACGTGGCCATCGTCAGCCCGACCTACGCCGAGCATGCGGCCGCGTGGCGACGCGAAGGGCATGAGGTGTTCGACATTCAAGACGTTGACGCAGCGCGGGGCGCGCGCGTCGTCGTGGTGGTCAATCCGAACAATCCGACGGGAAGGCTGTATCCGCCGGAACGGGTGCACTCGTTGGCAGCGGAGCTCGCGGCGCGCGACGGGTTTCTCGTCGTCGATGAGGCTTTCATTGATGTGCTGCCTAGGGAAGCGAGCATCGTTCCCGATTTGCCGCCGGCAACGGTTGTGCTGCGCTCGTTCGGCAAAACATACGGCCTTGCAGGCTTGCGGCTGGGCTTTGCAATCGCCGCCGCCGACATGGCCGATAGGCTCCGTGAGACATTTGGGCCGTGGGCGGTTGCGGGGCCGGCCTTGACGATTGGCGCCGCGGCTCTGGCGGATGATCGGTGGCTTCGCGAGACACGGACAAGGCTCGAGACCGATAGCCGGCGATTGGACGCCATTTTGACGGCAAGCGGCTGCGAAGTTCTTGGCGGCACGCCGTTGTTCCGCCTTGCGCGTCACCCGGCAGCTGCACGCGTGGTTGATGCGCTTGGTCGGGGGGGCATTCATGTCCGGAGGTTCACGGACTGGCCGACGTGGCTACGTTTCGGTCTCCCGGGGACGAACGACGCGTGGCAGCGTCTCGAGCGGGCGCTTTTGGAAGCAGCCCGAGCATAA
- the cobO gene encoding cob(I)yrinic acid a,c-diamide adenosyltransferase has translation MQTGEHDEARHKEKMAKRKAAQDSEVSAKTVEKGLLIVHTGKGKGKSTAAWGLLLRALGRGMRVGVVQFGKGAWETGERKAIEKFGDQVVWHTLGEGFTWETQDHARDVAAAEKAWATAKSLLADPSFRLIILDELNIALRYEHLALSEVFETLQTRRPDLHVVVTGRNAKPDLIEAADLVTDMTPVKHHFAAGVKAQEGIEF, from the coding sequence ATGCAGACCGGCGAGCACGACGAAGCCCGACACAAAGAGAAAATGGCCAAGCGCAAGGCCGCGCAGGATTCTGAGGTCTCCGCCAAGACCGTCGAGAAGGGTCTCCTGATCGTCCACACGGGCAAAGGCAAAGGCAAATCCACGGCCGCGTGGGGATTGCTTCTGCGCGCACTCGGTCGCGGCATGCGCGTTGGCGTGGTGCAGTTCGGCAAAGGGGCATGGGAAACCGGCGAGCGAAAGGCGATCGAGAAATTCGGAGACCAGGTCGTCTGGCACACGCTCGGCGAGGGCTTCACCTGGGAGACACAGGACCACGCGCGCGACGTCGCCGCCGCCGAGAAGGCCTGGGCCACCGCCAAGAGCCTGCTCGCCGACCCCTCGTTTCGGCTCATCATCCTCGATGAGCTCAACATCGCGCTGCGCTACGAGCATCTCGCTCTCTCCGAGGTATTCGAGACGCTGCAAACCCGGCGGCCTGACTTGCACGTCGTCGTCACCGGTCGCAACGCCAAGCCCGATCTCATCGAGGCAGCCGATCTCGTAACCGATATGACGCCCGTGAAGCATCACTTCGCAGCCGGCGTCAAAGCCCAGGAAGGCATCGAGTTCTAA
- a CDS encoding PepSY domain-containing protein, which translates to MGRFETITRAPGAKSGSWRGAVKACNRWLYWGHRWLGIVTCLLCVMWFLSGLVMLYVPFPSWSDAERLTHLPRVAIERVFVTPDDAFAASGAKALPQTFRLEMLADEPVYRVVAGGKISSISAVTGQPVGPVDAEQARRHVVAVFPGTQPKLIEALGYDQWTVARRFDAHRPLYKLTLDDGLGTIVYVSSKTGEIVQNATRNERFWNWLGAVPHWIYFSPIRKDQELWRQAVMWLSGPLVIGAIAGFWIGILRLRVRQPYAQARVTPYRGWMKWHHVGGLAGGLFLTTWIASGWLSVNPFSLFARTQFSDAQRVAYAGWSEGQPFGVTLAALRAAGDERPTEISFVRIGGEPRLLAKRNDSTVMVEPESGSLAVIADAELIAAARRALPAADMVRADRLTEEDLYWYSHHRKRPLPILKVEFDDPSATWLFIDPATAGIVAVSDRSARVYRWLFNFLHDYDLPILLRNQPARDILVWVLSIAGLVVSVSGIVVGWRVLARRIS; encoded by the coding sequence ATGGGGCGGTTCGAGACGATAACACGCGCGCCGGGAGCCAAGTCCGGCTCCTGGCGCGGTGCGGTGAAGGCTTGCAATCGGTGGCTCTACTGGGGCCACCGCTGGCTCGGCATCGTCACTTGCCTGTTATGCGTCATGTGGTTTCTCTCTGGTCTCGTGATGCTCTACGTGCCGTTTCCTTCGTGGAGCGACGCCGAGCGACTGACGCATTTGCCGCGGGTCGCAATCGAGCGCGTATTTGTGACACCGGATGATGCCTTTGCGGCTTCGGGCGCAAAGGCCCTTCCGCAGACGTTCCGCCTTGAGATGTTGGCTGATGAGCCCGTCTATCGCGTCGTTGCGGGCGGCAAGATCTCATCGATTTCCGCTGTGACGGGACAGCCTGTCGGCCCAGTCGACGCCGAGCAGGCGCGGCGGCACGTTGTCGCCGTCTTTCCCGGCACGCAACCGAAGTTGATAGAGGCGCTCGGTTACGATCAATGGACGGTTGCGCGTCGTTTTGATGCGCACCGGCCGCTCTACAAGCTCACGCTTGACGACGGACTGGGAACGATCGTTTACGTCTCATCAAAGACCGGTGAGATCGTCCAGAACGCAACGCGCAACGAGCGCTTCTGGAACTGGCTCGGCGCGGTGCCGCACTGGATCTATTTCTCACCGATCAGGAAGGATCAGGAGCTTTGGCGGCAAGCGGTCATGTGGCTTTCCGGGCCGCTGGTCATCGGGGCAATCGCCGGATTTTGGATCGGTATTCTGCGGCTCCGCGTGCGTCAGCCATATGCGCAGGCCCGCGTGACGCCCTATCGCGGCTGGATGAAATGGCATCATGTCGGCGGGCTCGCGGGCGGCCTGTTCCTCACGACCTGGATTGCGAGCGGATGGCTTTCGGTCAATCCGTTCTCTCTGTTCGCGCGCACTCAGTTTTCCGACGCGCAGCGTGTTGCGTACGCCGGCTGGTCGGAGGGGCAGCCGTTCGGCGTCACGCTCGCGGCACTGCGCGCGGCGGGAGACGAGCGACCGACCGAGATTTCATTTGTGCGCATCGGTGGTGAACCGCGTCTTCTTGCAAAACGCAACGACAGCACGGTGATGGTGGAGCCGGAGTCCGGCTCGCTTGCGGTGATTGCGGACGCTGAGCTGATAGCGGCGGCGCGGCGCGCGTTACCCGCGGCAGATATGGTGCGTGCCGATAGGCTCACTGAGGAAGACCTGTACTGGTACTCACACCACCGTAAGCGCCCGCTCCCGATTCTGAAGGTGGAGTTCGACGATCCGTCGGCGACGTGGCTCTTCATCGATCCGGCAACGGCGGGCATCGTGGCGGTGAGCGATCGCAGCGCGCGCGTCTACCGGTGGCTCTTCAACTTCCTGCACGATTACGATCTGCCGATCCTGCTTCGCAATCAGCCCGCGCGCGACATTCTCGTATGGGTCCTGTCGATCGCCGGGCTGGTCGTCTCGGTGAGCGGCATTGTCGTTGGATGGCGGGTGCTGGCCCGACGCATCTCGTGA